Proteins encoded in a region of the Roseomonas haemaphysalidis genome:
- a CDS encoding L-dopachrome tautomerase-related protein, which translates to MTRKGIARRGLLAAAGGGTAIAALPPAPAGAQAAPAQGGPLELFRMAAAPTTPTGLALSRDGRMFLFMPRFDDKTVYSVGEVAEDGSVRPWPDEATNRPDPKRPQDTFFHIPNGVFDAEDRLWVLDAGLMASSGPPVPGAPKLMCFDLGSGRVMRTILLGPAVEPTSSLNDLRVDARGAFITDQGQDGQGAVIAVDLASGRVTRRLARHSSTASVKGVLKLVEGQPVRQRRPDGGSSEVQGGANGIALSADGETLFYAPLMGRRLYAVPTATLLDPQADDAAVAAAVEDLGEKGLTGGLTADAAGRVYLTWQEFNAIGVRHPDGRFEQLGSDPRLIWPDTFQIRDGWLYVNSAQVNRRGSFNGGIDRQQPPYAVFRMRLPAG; encoded by the coding sequence ATGACACGCAAGGGCATCGCGCGGCGCGGGCTGCTGGCGGCGGCGGGCGGGGGCACGGCCATCGCGGCCCTGCCCCCCGCCCCCGCGGGGGCCCAGGCGGCCCCGGCACAGGGGGGGCCGCTGGAACTGTTCCGCATGGCCGCGGCGCCGACCACGCCCACCGGCCTCGCCTTGTCCCGCGACGGGCGCATGTTCCTGTTCATGCCCCGGTTTGACGACAAGACGGTGTATTCGGTGGGTGAGGTGGCCGAGGATGGCAGCGTCCGCCCCTGGCCGGACGAGGCCACCAACCGCCCCGACCCGAAGCGCCCGCAGGACACCTTCTTCCACATCCCGAACGGCGTGTTCGACGCCGAGGACCGGCTGTGGGTGCTGGATGCCGGCCTGATGGCCTCTTCCGGCCCGCCGGTGCCCGGGGCGCCCAAGCTGATGTGCTTCGACCTCGGCAGCGGGCGGGTGATGCGCACCATCTTGCTCGGCCCCGCCGTGGAACCCACTTCCTCGCTCAACGACCTGCGGGTGGATGCGCGGGGCGCCTTCATCACCGACCAGGGGCAGGACGGCCAGGGTGCGGTGATCGCGGTTGACCTGGCCAGCGGGCGCGTGACGCGGCGGCTGGCGCGGCATTCCAGTACCGCCTCCGTCAAGGGCGTGCTGAAGTTGGTGGAAGGCCAGCCGGTGCGGCAACGGCGGCCGGATGGCGGCAGCAGCGAGGTGCAGGGCGGCGCTAATGGCATCGCGCTGTCGGCGGATGGTGAAACGCTGTTCTACGCCCCGCTGATGGGCCGCCGGCTTTATGCCGTGCCCACCGCCACGCTGCTGGACCCTCAGGCGGATGACGCCGCCGTCGCGGCGGCGGTGGAGGACCTGGGCGAAAAGGGCCTGACTGGCGGGCTGACCGCCGATGCGGCGGGGCGGGTCTACCTGACGTGGCAGGAATTCAACGCCATCGGCGTCCGGCATCCGGACGGGCGCTTCGAACAGCTGGGAAGCGACCCACGGCTGATCTGGCCGGATACCTTCCAGATCCGCGATGGCTGGCTCTACGTCAATTCGGCGCAGGTCAACCGGCGGGGCAGCTTCAATGGCGGGATCGACCGGCAGCAGCCGCCCTATGCGGTATTCCGCATGCGGCTCCCGGCCGGTTAA
- a CDS encoding SMP-30/gluconolactonase/LRE family protein has translation MPHSLARRLLLRGVASSLLVGGAARALRAAPLPGIVAPGAVLLPVYDDGRWCEGPAWDSRNGRLVFSDVRADRLMQLAAGEPARIRRSPSNNANGNAFDRQGRLVSCEHRGRRLVLEEADGSLSVLADRFDGRPLNSPNDLAVAADGAIWFTDPTFGLEQPEEGRMARPEQPGRFVFRLDPGGRLDKVADSFEQPNGIVFSPDGSRLYVSDTSAAQGREGKREIRVFDVRDGLRLTNERPFARVAAGVPDGLAMDAEGRLFAATDGGAMIWNPDGTPAGLIPTPAPCANLAFGGADGRWLFLCNGTHIHRITLLTRGASWA, from the coding sequence GTGCCGCACTCCCTTGCGCGCCGGCTGCTGCTGCGCGGCGTCGCCTCCAGCTTGTTGGTGGGCGGCGCCGCGAGGGCGCTGCGCGCGGCGCCGTTGCCCGGCATCGTCGCGCCCGGTGCGGTGCTGCTGCCGGTCTACGACGACGGCCGCTGGTGCGAGGGGCCAGCCTGGGACAGCCGCAACGGGCGGCTAGTGTTCAGCGACGTGCGCGCCGACCGGCTGATGCAGCTGGCCGCCGGCGAGCCCGCCCGCATCCGGCGCAGCCCTTCCAACAATGCCAACGGCAATGCCTTCGACCGGCAAGGCCGCCTGGTAAGCTGCGAGCACCGTGGCCGGCGCCTGGTGCTTGAGGAAGCCGACGGCAGCCTGTCCGTGCTCGCCGACCGGTTCGATGGCCGCCCGCTGAATTCGCCCAACGACCTCGCCGTCGCGGCGGATGGAGCCATCTGGTTCACCGACCCGACCTTCGGGCTGGAGCAGCCGGAAGAAGGGCGCATGGCGCGGCCGGAGCAGCCGGGCCGCTTTGTGTTCCGCCTGGATCCGGGCGGCCGCCTGGACAAGGTGGCCGATAGCTTCGAGCAGCCCAACGGCATTGTCTTTTCGCCTGACGGCAGCCGCCTCTACGTCAGCGACACCAGCGCCGCACAGGGCCGTGAAGGCAAGCGCGAGATCCGGGTCTTCGATGTGCGCGACGGCCTACGGCTGACGAATGAGCGCCCGTTCGCCCGCGTCGCCGCTGGCGTGCCGGACGGGCTGGCGATGGACGCGGAGGGGCGGCTCTTCGCAGCCACCGACGGGGGCGCCATGATCTGGAACCCGGACGGCACGCCCGCCGGGCTTATCCCGACGCCCGCCCCCTGCGCCAACCTTGCCTTCGGCGGCGCGGACGGTCGCTGGCTGTTTCTGTGCAACGGCACGCATATCCATCGCATCACGCTGCTGACCAGGGGAGCATCATGGGCATGA
- a CDS encoding SDR family oxidoreductase, producing the protein MSGSSSNTDPYRMRDPRKQYPQPPFPRQPQGAPGDVHRMDPAPDHGEQSYRGAGRLPGRKALVTGADSGIGRAAAIAFAREGADVALVFLPSEEQDAREVARLIEAAGRKAVLLPGDMKDEAFCQRMVADAVQQLGGLDILVNNAGKQTAVKDIAELTTEQFDATFKTNVYAMFWITKAALPHMPAGAAIINTTSIQAMQPSPTLLDYAPTKAAIMNFTKALAKQVAEKGIRVNAVAPGPFWTPLQPSGGQPQEKIEEFGSETLLGRPGQPAELAAAYVLLASQEASYMTGEVIGATGGMTPY; encoded by the coding sequence TATCCCCAGCCGCCCTTCCCCCGCCAGCCGCAGGGCGCACCCGGCGACGTGCACCGCATGGACCCCGCGCCCGACCACGGCGAGCAGAGCTACCGCGGCGCTGGCCGCCTGCCCGGCCGCAAGGCTCTGGTGACCGGCGCCGATTCCGGCATCGGCCGCGCCGCCGCCATCGCCTTCGCGCGGGAAGGCGCCGACGTGGCACTGGTGTTCCTGCCGTCCGAGGAACAGGACGCGCGCGAGGTCGCCCGCCTGATCGAGGCTGCGGGGCGAAAGGCCGTGCTCCTGCCGGGCGACATGAAGGATGAAGCCTTCTGCCAGCGGATGGTGGCAGACGCGGTGCAACAGCTTGGCGGGCTGGACATTCTGGTCAACAACGCCGGCAAGCAGACGGCCGTGAAGGACATTGCCGAGCTGACGACCGAGCAGTTCGACGCCACCTTCAAGACCAATGTCTATGCGATGTTCTGGATCACCAAGGCAGCGTTGCCGCATATGCCGGCCGGCGCCGCGATCATCAACACCACGTCGATCCAGGCGATGCAGCCCTCGCCGACGCTGCTGGACTACGCGCCCACCAAGGCGGCGATCATGAACTTCACCAAGGCGCTGGCCAAGCAGGTCGCCGAGAAGGGCATTCGCGTGAATGCCGTGGCGCCCGGCCCGTTCTGGACACCGCTGCAGCCTTCCGGCGGCCAGCCGCAGGAGAAGATCGAGGAATTCGGCAGCGAAACGCTGCTGGGCCGCCCTGGCCAGCCGGCCGAGCTCGCCGCCGCCTACGTGCTTCTGGCCTCGCAGGAAGCCAGCTACATGACGGGCGAGGTGATCGGCGCGACCGGCGGCATGACGCCTTACTGA